A stretch of Paenibacillus peoriae DNA encodes these proteins:
- a CDS encoding carboxymuconolactone decarboxylase family protein encodes MSLRFNHRTVSPSTFKAMMEMEKYISSRFTDKVLYELLKIRVSQINGCSYCLDMHAKDLLKLGDYADHILQLALWREVPLFTEKERVMLELAEAVTRISEQGVPTDLYNRVREHFTEEEYVDLITAVNVINSWNRIAIATGMYPGIL; translated from the coding sequence GTGAGTTTAAGATTCAATCACAGAACAGTGAGTCCTAGTACGTTCAAGGCGATGATGGAGATGGAGAAATATATTTCCAGTCGTTTTACAGACAAAGTATTGTACGAACTACTGAAAATTAGAGTATCCCAAATCAATGGATGTTCCTATTGTCTGGATATGCATGCGAAGGATCTGCTCAAGCTGGGGGATTATGCTGACCACATTTTGCAGCTAGCCTTATGGCGGGAGGTTCCTTTGTTCACGGAAAAAGAACGTGTTATGCTTGAATTAGCCGAAGCGGTTACTCGTATCTCAGAACAAGGGGTACCTACAGATTTGTATAATCGGGTCAGAGAGCATTTTACCGAGGAAGAATACGTAGATTTGATAACCGCAGTTAACGTGATTAACAGTTGGAACCGGATTGCAATTGCAACGGGCATGTATCCGGGCATTCTTTAA
- a CDS encoding serine hydrolase domain-containing protein — protein MSRYAPLFTAPVARMSALNIGTCEEEGINASLLDQADREVQAKFPKMHSFLLLRHGKLIWERYYNGHEASSLNDLRSATKSFTSTLIGIAMARGDMPGPETAVHKLLPEYLPRRKETLLEQITIRHLLTMTSGLYWQTGKKLGEAFIHRFHRSKSWPSFALRLPVQEDQLGVFQYRSVDSHLLSVLLTHCCGIDAYTYALQHLFEPLGFGRSGWAQDPEGYTMGHIGLYLTSRDMAKFGDCCLHQGSWNGKELIPADWLHQATQRQVEGYPEFGDYGFQWWTGRLHGINYACAHGHGGQQIYLVPEANAVAVFTADSKVSRWKNPRTLLERYVLPAVSSLNLERS, from the coding sequence ATGAGCCGCTATGCTCCGCTGTTCACTGCACCTGTTGCCCGTATGTCTGCCCTGAACATAGGAACTTGTGAAGAGGAGGGCATCAATGCCTCCTTACTTGATCAGGCAGACCGTGAAGTTCAAGCCAAGTTTCCTAAAATGCACAGCTTCCTGCTGCTGCGCCACGGTAAACTGATCTGGGAACGCTATTACAACGGTCATGAAGCAAGCTCTCTGAACGATTTGCGATCCGCGACCAAAAGCTTCACTTCCACGCTCATCGGCATAGCTATGGCTCGCGGTGATATGCCCGGGCCAGAGACGGCTGTACATAAGCTGTTGCCTGAGTATTTACCTAGGCGGAAGGAAACACTGCTAGAGCAGATTACGATTCGCCATCTGTTGACCATGACATCTGGCTTGTATTGGCAGACAGGCAAAAAGCTCGGAGAAGCTTTTATCCACCGTTTTCATCGCAGCAAAAGCTGGCCGTCCTTTGCCCTGCGCTTACCTGTACAGGAGGATCAACTCGGTGTATTCCAATATCGCAGTGTTGATTCGCACTTGTTGTCCGTGCTACTGACCCATTGTTGTGGGATTGACGCCTATACGTACGCTCTCCAGCATCTGTTCGAACCCTTAGGTTTTGGGAGAAGTGGTTGGGCACAAGATCCAGAGGGCTACACCATGGGACATATCGGGCTATATCTGACATCGCGTGACATGGCTAAATTCGGCGACTGCTGCCTTCATCAAGGCAGCTGGAACGGAAAAGAATTGATACCGGCCGATTGGCTGCATCAGGCGACACAGCGACAGGTCGAAGGCTATCCAGAATTCGGGGATTACGGATTCCAATGGTGGACAGGACGACTCCACGGCATCAACTACGCGTGTGCACACGGACATGGAGGACAGCAAATTTATCTTGTGCCAGAAGCGAACGCAGTCGCGGTATTTACAGCAGACAGCAAGGTGAGCCGTTGGAAAAATCCACGAACACTACTGGAGCGTTACGTTTTGCCAGCCGTATCCTCCCTCAACTTGGAACGTTCCTGA
- a CDS encoding MOSC domain-containing protein: MASIKILSLNVGMPKQIQFNQKNVSTGIFKSATDEYLYLSYLNFEGDGQGDLVHHGGKEKAVCVYPYEHYPFWENELRRPLDYGAFGENLTIKGLLESDVCIGDVFKLGKAIVQVSQPRQPCYKLSIKYGVPDMPLKVQQTGHTGFYFRVLEEGVASKADGLSLLHRHPKAITVSFANRIMHQEKNHIEGIKQILEVEELSLNWRNTFLKRLAGTETDSRERLSGNS; encoded by the coding sequence ATGGCATCTATTAAAATCCTTTCACTTAATGTCGGCATGCCCAAGCAGATCCAGTTTAATCAGAAGAACGTTTCTACGGGGATATTCAAGTCGGCCACAGATGAATATTTGTATTTATCTTATCTAAACTTCGAAGGGGATGGGCAGGGCGATCTAGTTCATCACGGGGGTAAAGAGAAAGCTGTATGCGTCTATCCCTACGAGCACTATCCGTTCTGGGAAAATGAATTGCGGAGACCGCTCGATTACGGCGCGTTCGGGGAAAATTTAACGATAAAGGGTTTGCTAGAATCCGACGTTTGCATTGGAGACGTCTTTAAGCTTGGCAAAGCTATCGTTCAAGTTAGCCAACCGAGACAGCCTTGCTACAAGTTGTCCATCAAGTACGGCGTACCGGACATGCCCTTGAAGGTACAGCAAACAGGCCACACGGGATTCTACTTCCGCGTTTTGGAGGAGGGAGTTGCCTCTAAAGCCGACGGACTATCCCTCCTTCATCGCCATCCGAAAGCAATTACGGTTTCATTTGCCAATCGAATTATGCATCAAGAGAAGAATCATATCGAGGGTATTAAGCAAATTCTTGAAGTTGAAGAATTGTCCTTAAACTGGAGAAATACGTTTCTAAAACGTTTGGCGGGAACCGAAACGGATTCTCGGGAAAGACTATCAGGCAATTCGTAA
- a CDS encoding DUF1858 domain-containing protein, giving the protein MDKILHWDEPIFNLVNRYPEVKDIMVELGFHDIAKPGMLQTAGRFMTLSKGIALKKVAMETVERTFLQHGFTIQK; this is encoded by the coding sequence ATGGATAAGATACTGCACTGGGATGAGCCGATTTTTAACCTTGTTAACCGTTATCCCGAAGTGAAGGACATTATGGTAGAGCTGGGTTTTCATGATATCGCCAAGCCTGGCATGTTACAAACCGCAGGTCGTTTTATGACATTGTCCAAAGGTATTGCATTGAAAAAAGTAGCTATGGAAACCGTGGAACGCACGTTTTTGCAACATGGTTTTACCATTCAAAAATAA
- a CDS encoding DUF438 domain-containing protein, protein MSELINNREHTAQELTERQRTLKEIIKELHAGKSVEEVKARFAEAVGGVSVAEISAMEHALMTEEGIPVSEVQRLCSVHTSIFKGSIEDIHRPSGPEEQPGHPVHTFKLENREIERLVNFKLALHAEQFQKEDSPKVIYKLLEDLSLLMDLDKHYSRKENLVFPYLERYGIFGPTKVMWGVDDGIRAAIKEAKSLLAEYNGDREQIGKALAHIMSEVNEMIFKEENILLPMALSKLTEDEWLKIARESEEIGFCLTAPEREWIPERAEEPAEALEQTEGTSGTPQGFVRFETGIVSVQQLELLLNHLPVDLTFIDENDVVRYFSHGKERIFARTKAVIGRTVQNCHPPQSVHVVEKLLEDFKAGRKDVEDFWIPIKDKFVYIRYFAIRDAEGRYLGTLEFTQNIAPIRALEGQKRILSE, encoded by the coding sequence ATGAGCGAGCTAATTAACAACCGTGAACATACAGCACAGGAATTAACAGAACGTCAACGAACACTGAAGGAAATTATAAAAGAATTACATGCCGGGAAAAGCGTCGAAGAGGTGAAAGCGCGTTTTGCAGAGGCTGTTGGCGGAGTAAGTGTGGCGGAAATTTCAGCTATGGAGCACGCACTGATGACCGAGGAGGGAATTCCCGTATCGGAAGTTCAGCGGCTCTGTTCCGTGCATACTTCGATCTTCAAGGGCTCCATTGAGGATATTCACCGTCCTTCAGGACCGGAGGAACAACCGGGACATCCTGTCCACACATTCAAGCTGGAAAATCGGGAGATCGAACGACTGGTCAACTTTAAGTTGGCATTGCATGCAGAGCAATTTCAAAAGGAGGACAGTCCCAAGGTTATTTACAAGCTGCTTGAGGATTTAAGTCTGCTAATGGATCTCGACAAGCACTACAGTCGTAAAGAAAACTTGGTCTTTCCTTATCTAGAACGCTATGGAATTTTTGGCCCGACCAAAGTCATGTGGGGTGTGGACGACGGCATTCGTGCCGCGATTAAGGAAGCGAAGAGTCTGCTCGCCGAATATAACGGGGATCGTGAACAGATTGGGAAGGCGCTTGCCCATATCATGAGTGAAGTAAATGAAATGATATTCAAGGAAGAGAATATTTTGCTGCCGATGGCACTCAGTAAGCTGACAGAGGATGAATGGCTGAAAATAGCCCGGGAAAGCGAGGAAATTGGATTCTGCCTGACCGCCCCCGAACGCGAATGGATACCCGAACGGGCAGAGGAGCCTGCAGAAGCCCTTGAGCAAACGGAAGGCACATCAGGAACACCGCAAGGCTTCGTGCGATTCGAGACAGGGATTGTATCCGTACAACAATTGGAACTGCTGTTGAACCATCTACCTGTTGACCTGACCTTTATCGATGAAAATGATGTTGTTCGCTATTTTTCCCATGGTAAGGAACGAATCTTCGCGCGCACGAAAGCCGTCATTGGTCGTACCGTACAGAATTGCCACCCACCCCAAAGCGTGCATGTCGTTGAGAAGCTGCTGGAAGATTTTAAGGCAGGCCGCAAGGATGTTGAAGATTTTTGGATTCCAATCAAGGATAAATTTGTCTACATTCGTTATTTTGCCATCCGTGATGCAGAGGGCCGCTATCTGGGAACGTTGGAATTTACGCAAAATATCGCACCCATTCGTGCCTTGGAAGGACAAAAGCGTATTCTATCCGAATAG
- a CDS encoding sigma-70 family RNA polymerase sigma factor, giving the protein MSGKEHRIEQESVDVSLEELYQKYRKYSFAIAYRMLGTVTDAEDVVQDCFVELKDKPLDNIHNPKAYVAKMTMNRCLNLLNSARKQRETYVGQWLPEPLGESADLPADWLERKDMISYAFLVLLEQLKPIERAVFVLREAFQYDYKDIAELLGKTESNCRQLFSRSRRILSSGESALEAQSSRNVNNSSRIKLLERFTTAFLAYDVTAMLELLAEQPVFVSDGGGNVHTVMRPMVVRKGVLALLTSRRVLTVLRERDVCHTVINGEVQLAFLEDGKVRETLCLILTPDGEHIQNFYLMVNPDKLGHIHIDEDFAKIP; this is encoded by the coding sequence TTGTCTGGCAAAGAACATAGAATTGAACAAGAATCGGTGGATGTAAGTCTGGAAGAGCTGTATCAGAAATATCGCAAATATTCTTTTGCCATTGCTTATCGCATGCTTGGAACGGTTACAGATGCCGAGGATGTCGTTCAAGACTGCTTTGTCGAGCTGAAGGATAAGCCCCTGGATAATATACACAATCCCAAAGCCTATGTGGCCAAAATGACGATGAATCGGTGCCTGAATCTACTGAACTCTGCACGTAAGCAAAGAGAGACATATGTAGGACAGTGGCTGCCGGAGCCGTTGGGTGAAAGCGCAGATCTCCCTGCGGATTGGTTAGAGCGTAAAGATATGATATCTTACGCTTTTCTGGTTTTGCTGGAGCAGCTAAAGCCGATAGAGCGGGCTGTTTTTGTGCTGAGGGAAGCTTTTCAATATGATTACAAAGATATTGCGGAATTGCTGGGGAAGACGGAGAGCAACTGTCGTCAGTTGTTCAGTCGCTCCCGTCGTATTCTATCTTCCGGAGAATCTGCTCTTGAGGCTCAGTCCAGTCGCAATGTGAATAACTCATCCCGAATAAAACTACTAGAACGTTTTACAACAGCTTTTCTTGCCTACGATGTGACTGCTATGCTGGAACTACTGGCTGAACAACCTGTATTTGTGTCAGATGGCGGAGGTAATGTGCATACGGTGATGAGGCCGATGGTTGTACGCAAAGGTGTTCTTGCCCTGTTGACTTCTCGTCGGGTATTAACCGTTTTACGAGAAAGAGATGTGTGCCATACCGTCATCAATGGCGAGGTCCAGCTGGCATTTCTGGAAGACGGAAAAGTGAGAGAAACCCTATGTCTCATACTGACACCGGACGGGGAGCATATTCAGAATTTTTATTTAATGGTTAATCCAGATAAGCTGGGACACATCCATATAGACGAGGATTTTGCAAAAATCCCATAA
- a CDS encoding GNAT family N-acetyltransferase, with product MIIREATISDAEGIAKVHVDCWRTTYKEIMPAQVLEQLSYEQRTKLWNANLSSEDGHRVYVAENEKGEIIGFVSGGPEKSGEYPPYGGEITAIYVLSEYHSLGLGKRLFLRLLQHFNSMDIHSVIVWVLAGNPACTFYERLGAKLIVEQHIISLGGKNLNMVAYGWILFG from the coding sequence ATGATCATCAGGGAAGCAACGATATCAGATGCCGAGGGCATCGCCAAGGTGCACGTAGATTGCTGGAGGACGACGTACAAAGAAATAATGCCTGCCCAGGTTCTGGAACAGCTTTCCTATGAGCAAAGAACAAAACTGTGGAATGCGAATCTATCCAGTGAAGACGGTCATCGGGTATATGTTGCTGAAAATGAGAAGGGGGAAATCATCGGATTTGTGAGTGGGGGTCCGGAAAAGTCAGGTGAATATCCCCCGTATGGGGGAGAAATAACGGCAATTTACGTTTTGAGTGAATACCATAGTCTAGGCTTGGGGAAGAGACTATTTTTACGTCTGCTTCAACATTTCAATAGTATGGATATTCACTCTGTGATCGTATGGGTGCTAGCAGGTAATCCAGCATGTACCTTTTATGAAAGGTTGGGAGCCAAACTTATAGTAGAACAACATATTATAAGTTTGGGTGGCAAAAATCTGAACATGGTGGCTTACGGTTGGATACTATTCGGATAG
- a CDS encoding MGDG synthase family glycosyltransferase encodes MEVLPPKILILYASYGEGHVQAARAIKDSLRRLGHCEVRLLDLMAESHPWLNSLTKFVYMQSFKTIPQLYGWVYNITRGMQATSAFGHVLHSFGMRQLTLTLKKELPDLVVHTFPQLALPALRRKMGMHLPIVNVVTDFDLHGRWLHPDIDRYYVATEDMQQEAAQRGIPIERIAATGIPIHASFYNMSADEAPVQEQLIPPLQAETTTLLIMAGAYGVLSGIMDICQQLSQLPQLRLLIVCGRNQQLKAELDALYADYPDIYTYGFVDFVPALMRASNLVITKPGGITLSESIASGLPILVFKPVPGQELNNALYLQQKGAARIARTTEELIQHCLDLISIPSLAGEMTQAIKLLRKPHPADQIAEDILHQLVDKRTSVRTN; translated from the coding sequence ATGGAAGTCTTACCACCAAAAATTCTAATATTGTACGCCAGTTACGGGGAAGGCCATGTACAGGCCGCCCGGGCAATTAAGGACAGTTTGCGAAGACTCGGACACTGCGAGGTACGACTACTTGACCTAATGGCTGAATCTCATCCCTGGTTGAACAGTCTGACCAAATTTGTATATATGCAAAGCTTCAAAACCATTCCACAGCTTTACGGATGGGTCTATAACATCACGCGCGGTATGCAGGCTACATCGGCCTTCGGCCATGTGTTGCATTCATTCGGAATGCGTCAACTTACGCTCACACTGAAAAAGGAGTTGCCCGACCTCGTAGTACATACATTCCCGCAGCTCGCGCTTCCGGCGTTACGTCGCAAAATGGGAATGCATTTGCCGATTGTCAACGTGGTTACGGATTTCGATCTGCATGGGCGCTGGCTGCATCCCGATATTGACCGCTACTATGTAGCCACTGAGGATATGCAGCAGGAAGCTGCCCAGCGGGGAATACCGATCGAACGCATTGCCGCGACGGGCATTCCGATCCACGCTTCTTTTTATAACATGTCTGCCGACGAAGCGCCTGTTCAAGAACAGCTAATCCCACCCCTACAGGCTGAGACTACTACGCTACTCATTATGGCTGGCGCCTATGGTGTGCTATCCGGCATAATGGATATCTGTCAGCAATTAAGCCAGCTTCCTCAGTTGCGGCTACTCATCGTCTGCGGTCGTAACCAGCAACTGAAGGCAGAATTGGATGCGCTGTATGCAGACTACCCGGACATTTACACCTATGGATTCGTGGACTTTGTTCCAGCACTTATGCGTGCGAGCAATCTGGTGATTACGAAGCCGGGCGGCATTACACTCTCAGAAAGCATTGCATCCGGTTTGCCTATTCTTGTGTTCAAGCCCGTACCCGGTCAGGAGCTAAATAATGCTCTATATTTGCAGCAAAAAGGAGCTGCTCGGATTGCTCGCACTACGGAGGAGCTGATTCAGCATTGTCTCGACCTGATTTCCATCCCCTCTCTTGCTGGAGAGATGACGCAGGCGATTAAGCTACTTCGCAAACCTCATCCCGCAGACCAAATTGCCGAGGATATTTTGCATCAGCTTGTGGATAAAAGAACCTCCGTCCGGACAAATTAA
- a CDS encoding DUF4870 domain-containing protein yields the protein MSVYKSSTGLDENIAAVLCYLFAFIGALAFVMLEKKSRFVLFHALQSILLFVALMIGHVLVGFIPLLGPFFASLLTLAGLALWIILLIRAGQGKWLKLPWIGDLALHQARQL from the coding sequence ATGTCAGTCTATAAGTCTTCCACAGGATTGGATGAAAATATAGCAGCTGTCCTGTGCTATTTGTTCGCCTTTATTGGCGCGCTGGCCTTTGTCATGCTGGAAAAGAAAAGCCGATTCGTATTATTTCACGCACTGCAATCCATACTTCTTTTTGTAGCCCTCATGATCGGACATGTGCTGGTAGGATTCATCCCCCTACTCGGTCCTTTCTTCGCTTCCCTGCTAACGCTGGCAGGCCTTGCCTTGTGGATTATCTTGTTAATTCGTGCGGGACAAGGAAAGTGGCTCAAGCTTCCCTGGATAGGCGATCTGGCTCTTCATCAAGCCCGGCAGTTATGA
- the map gene encoding type I methionyl aminopeptidase, whose product MYLYAQRRRIPIEIAIRTPEEIGYMREAGRILADCHRTLESRILPGITTLEIDAWVEQFLNKRGATPEQKGYKGFPYATCASVNEVVCHGFPSERVLHDGDIVTIDIVVNKDGWLADRGWTYAVGNISRPVARLLRQTHKALMRGIEVARPGRTLGDIGHAVEKAAGWRRFGNVKPLIGHGIGRQMHEPPEVLHYGRPKTGLPLREGMVITIEPVFTLGTEGAVLWGDDGWTISTADGSWGAQYEHTIAITKNGPYILTS is encoded by the coding sequence GTGTATTTGTATGCTCAAAGGAGGCGGATTCCAATAGAGATAGCGATACGAACACCGGAGGAAATCGGCTACATGAGGGAGGCCGGGCGTATTTTAGCAGATTGTCATCGTACGCTGGAAAGTCGTATTCTTCCGGGAATCACAACGCTTGAAATCGACGCTTGGGTGGAGCAGTTTTTAAACAAGCGCGGAGCCACGCCTGAACAAAAGGGCTATAAAGGTTTCCCTTATGCCACCTGCGCTTCGGTCAATGAGGTGGTGTGCCATGGTTTTCCCTCGGAGCGGGTGCTTCATGATGGGGATATTGTGACCATCGACATTGTGGTTAACAAGGACGGTTGGCTGGCTGACCGAGGATGGACCTATGCGGTAGGTAACATTAGCCGCCCGGTAGCGAGACTGTTGCGGCAGACCCATAAGGCACTGATGCGCGGTATAGAGGTTGCCCGCCCGGGGAGGACATTGGGGGATATCGGGCATGCTGTGGAAAAAGCGGCAGGCTGGCGGCGGTTCGGCAACGTCAAGCCTCTGATCGGGCATGGCATTGGCCGCCAAATGCATGAGCCGCCAGAGGTTCTGCACTACGGTCGTCCCAAAACGGGATTACCCCTGCGCGAAGGGATGGTGATTACCATCGAGCCGGTATTTACCCTAGGAACCGAGGGGGCCGTGCTCTGGGGGGACGATGGCTGGACCATCAGCACAGCAGACGGCAGTTGGGGAGCCCAATACGAGCACACGATTGCGATTACAAAGAACGGCCCTTATATTTTGACCTCGTAA